From a region of the Meiothermus cerbereus DSM 11376 genome:
- a CDS encoding cryptochrome/photolyase family protein gives MNLVWHRADLRLHDNPALVEALKSGPALGLVVLDANILQNTSPRRRAWFYQNTAALREAYKSRGGVLLIRSGLPWVVLSELVRELGVHRVYAVRNSTPYARFRDQKVEEALPGWVTWLEGQYIQEPGSILKPDGGPYTVFTPYSRRWWAAGVPVLLEAPAHFPPTRLPPGLDLGTIPQETPDVLLPPAGEEAAQKALEVFLRDKLPSYHQTRDALAGEGTSRLSYYFTLGVLSPRLAAQKALQIGGEGARKWVNELCWRDFSGDLLYHHPQMMTQAFDPRWNELPWNDDDELFEAWLWGQTGIPVVDASMRELRATGFLSNRARMVVAQFAVKLALLPWQKCERAFRDLLLDGDNASNLQGWQWAGGLGVDAAPYFRVFNLITQAETHDPSGIWLRRWVPESEGRPQPYQNPLLDLHLARKRYLAVAEKIAKKPLVERM, from the coding sequence ATGAATCTTGTCTGGCACCGCGCCGACCTTCGCCTGCACGATAACCCGGCCCTGGTCGAGGCTTTGAAGTCCGGCCCGGCCCTGGGGCTGGTGGTTTTGGATGCCAACATCCTGCAAAACACCAGCCCGCGCCGACGCGCCTGGTTTTATCAGAACACCGCGGCCCTGCGTGAAGCCTATAAAAGCCGGGGGGGCGTTCTGCTGATTCGCAGTGGCCTGCCGTGGGTGGTGCTGTCTGAGCTGGTTCGTGAGCTTGGGGTACATCGGGTTTACGCGGTTCGCAACTCGACCCCCTATGCCCGCTTTCGTGACCAGAAGGTGGAGGAGGCTCTGCCGGGGTGGGTAACCTGGCTGGAAGGGCAGTACATCCAGGAACCCGGCAGCATCCTGAAGCCCGACGGGGGCCCTTACACGGTCTTCACACCGTACTCCCGGCGCTGGTGGGCTGCTGGGGTACCGGTTTTGCTCGAGGCCCCTGCTCACTTTCCGCCCACACGCCTTCCCCCGGGCTTAGACCTGGGCACCATTCCCCAAGAAACCCCGGATGTGCTGCTGCCACCGGCGGGTGAGGAGGCTGCGCAAAAGGCGCTCGAGGTTTTTTTGCGCGACAAGCTGCCCAGCTACCACCAGACCCGCGATGCGCTGGCCGGTGAGGGAACCTCGAGGCTCTCCTACTACTTCACCCTGGGGGTGCTTTCACCCCGCCTGGCTGCCCAAAAGGCTTTGCAGATCGGGGGTGAAGGGGCCCGCAAATGGGTTAACGAGTTGTGCTGGCGTGACTTTAGCGGCGATCTGCTCTACCATCACCCGCAGATGATGACCCAGGCCTTCGACCCCCGCTGGAATGAACTGCCCTGGAACGACGATGACGAGCTTTTTGAGGCCTGGCTGTGGGGCCAGACCGGTATACCGGTGGTGGATGCCAGCATGCGCGAACTGCGGGCCACGGGCTTCTTGTCCAACCGAGCCCGCATGGTGGTGGCGCAGTTCGCGGTCAAACTGGCCCTGCTGCCCTGGCAAAAATGCGAACGGGCCTTCCGCGACCTGCTCTTGGATGGCGATAACGCCTCCAACCTGCAGGGCTGGCAATGGGCCGGGGGCTTGGGGGTGGACGCGGCCCCCTACTTCCGCGTATTTAATCTGATTACCCAGGCTGAAACCCACGACCCCAGCGGTATCTGGCTAAGGCGCTGGGTGCCCGAGTCGGAGGGCCGGCCCCAGCCCTACCAAAACCCGTTGCTGGATTTGCATCTGGCCCGCAAGCGCTACCTGGCCGTTGCTGAGAAAATTGCCAAAAAGCCCCTTGTAGAGCGGATGTAG
- a CDS encoding DUF2256 domain-containing protein: MQRKGFKAHLPVKTCLVCGQPFQWRKKWLRSWDEVKYCSARCRSQAKGGQK; the protein is encoded by the coding sequence ATGCAGCGCAAAGGTTTTAAGGCCCACCTACCGGTGAAGACGTGCCTGGTGTGTGGCCAGCCCTTCCAGTGGCGCAAAAAGTGGTTGCGCAGCTGGGATGAAGTGAAGTATTGCTCGGCGCGCTGTAGAAGCCAGGCCAAAGGAGGGCAAAAGTGA
- a CDS encoding DUF6992 family protein — translation MSELVGERIAQQLMLWALVCLAGSTWALWRTQHPFWRSFWFMTGVWALVNAAIAYGGWLAAEPDAAQLRQLLWINAGLDVFYIGAGWFLWTRPQPTLKGFGLAVGLQGCFLLAFDLLHALQI, via the coding sequence GTGAGCGAACTCGTGGGAGAGCGTATAGCCCAGCAACTCATGCTGTGGGCCCTGGTGTGCTTGGCAGGCTCCACTTGGGCCTTGTGGCGTACCCAGCATCCCTTCTGGAGGTCGTTTTGGTTTATGACTGGGGTCTGGGCCCTGGTCAATGCGGCAATTGCCTATGGGGGGTGGCTGGCTGCTGAGCCCGATGCGGCCCAACTACGCCAGTTGCTTTGGATTAACGCCGGTTTGGACGTTTTTTACATTGGGGCGGGGTGGTTTTTGTGGACGCGCCCCCAGCCAACCCTCAAGGGGTTTGGCCTGGCCGTTGGGTTGCAGGGGTGCTTCTTGCTGGCATTTGACCTGCTCCATGCCCTGCAAATATGA
- a CDS encoding fasciclin domain-containing protein, protein MKIKALLVAGSLALAVLGLTLTNAQSTTQNQTITQIVATNPNFSTLLAAVQAAGLADTLSGEGPFTVFAPTNEAFAKIPKADLDKLLADKAALTKVLTYHVVAGRVPSSQVVTLKEAKTVQSQSVTIQVKDGKVILNGNSTVTAVDIQAKNGIIHVIDTVLLPK, encoded by the coding sequence ATGAAGATCAAAGCTTTACTCGTCGCAGGTAGCCTGGCCCTGGCTGTTCTTGGCCTCACCCTCACCAACGCCCAGAGCACCACTCAGAACCAGACCATCACACAGATAGTAGCTACCAACCCCAACTTCAGCACCCTGCTGGCGGCAGTACAGGCGGCAGGCCTGGCAGACACCCTTTCTGGAGAAGGCCCCTTTACAGTCTTTGCGCCCACCAATGAAGCCTTTGCCAAGATTCCAAAAGCCGACCTGGACAAGCTTCTGGCCGACAAAGCGGCCCTCACCAAGGTCTTGACCTACCATGTGGTGGCCGGGCGGGTGCCCTCGAGCCAGGTGGTTACCCTGAAAGAAGCCAAAACCGTTCAGAGTCAGAGCGTTACTATCCAAGTTAAAGATGGCAAGGTAATCCTCAACGGAAACTCTACGGTCACGGCGGTCGACATTCAGGCCAAAAACGGCATCATCCACGTGATCGATACCGTGCTGTTGCCCAAATAG
- a CDS encoding DUF4397 domain-containing protein, producing the protein MLWTRWIAGLVLVFGFALAQDNTAYVRFAHLVPDAPAVDILAGGNKVFEAQTFKDVTYYAEVPAGSLTLTVQTTGQSPAKVADVNIRVQAGKYYTVMALGTLSTLQARVVEDRIAPAEGVAKVRIVHASPDAPAVDVALKGGPVLFRNLAFNQVSGYGIVPAGAYNLEVRPTGTTSVALPLEGVAFEGGKVYSVFAVGLLAGETLEVVVVEDSFGSP; encoded by the coding sequence ATGCTGTGGACGAGGTGGATCGCAGGCTTGGTGCTGGTGTTTGGCTTTGCCCTGGCTCAGGACAATACGGCTTACGTGCGTTTTGCCCACCTGGTGCCCGATGCCCCAGCGGTCGACATCTTAGCGGGTGGGAATAAGGTTTTTGAGGCCCAGACTTTCAAAGATGTAACCTACTACGCCGAGGTGCCCGCGGGTAGCCTGACCCTGACCGTGCAGACCACCGGGCAGAGCCCGGCTAAGGTAGCCGATGTAAACATTCGCGTACAGGCGGGCAAGTACTACACGGTGATGGCGCTTGGCACGCTCTCGACCCTCCAGGCCCGCGTGGTCGAAGACCGCATTGCCCCTGCCGAAGGCGTAGCCAAAGTACGCATTGTGCACGCCTCGCCAGATGCACCCGCCGTGGATGTGGCCCTCAAAGGTGGGCCGGTGCTGTTTCGCAATCTGGCCTTCAACCAGGTTTCGGGGTACGGCATCGTTCCAGCAGGTGCCTACAACCTCGAGGTGCGCCCTACTGGTACCACCAGTGTGGCACTCCCGCTGGAGGGGGTGGCGTTCGAAGGTGGTAAGGTCTACAGTGTTTTTGCTGTAGGGTTGCTGGCTGGTGAGACCCTCGAGGTGGTCGTGGTGGAAGACTCTTTTGGTAGTCCGTGA
- a CDS encoding alpha/beta hydrolase has translation MRIWIVLLVLLGLGLAQPLRWNGQSEYRAIPGASTAAGTALDRSYTLLYPAQGTPRGTIVFVPGFLGGATNFDALARRLVLAAPGWSVWAWDRRANGLEDRQGFTTADPWAYYQNYKLPDFPFLKDWGLRVHLEDLERVIDQARSAGPVVLAGHSLGASLASLFALYRGEKISGLILLDGAPRLIPLTREQYLQGSEGSFGRLAGLNELLEGKAPPYINAFGLNLAGFAQAEAQAFMTAQNPLADAPPGWAPFRASRLAAALYRVDERYALSPIFAVSVGQATGREGINLLSLVVGSLIYTIRGPRGSRVEWRDNGEATDPMEFIGMYASPTTGFSEWFFPYRLSLDISAYEVAMPELKPRALPYPVLALGAGRGLLPQESNFRSVGETFPNTRTDIRILPNLTHLDILTSRNGDAVGPIAQYLHGVR, from the coding sequence ATGCGCATCTGGATTGTTCTACTGGTTTTGTTGGGGCTGGGCCTGGCTCAGCCCCTGCGCTGGAACGGCCAGTCCGAGTACCGGGCCATTCCGGGCGCAAGCACAGCGGCAGGCACGGCCCTGGACAGAAGCTATACGCTGCTCTACCCGGCCCAGGGAACCCCCCGTGGCACCATCGTGTTTGTTCCGGGTTTTTTGGGTGGTGCAACCAACTTCGACGCTCTGGCCCGCCGGCTGGTGCTGGCGGCCCCCGGCTGGTCGGTCTGGGCCTGGGATCGGCGGGCCAATGGCCTGGAAGACCGCCAGGGCTTCACCACCGCCGACCCCTGGGCTTACTACCAGAACTACAAGCTGCCCGATTTTCCCTTTCTGAAGGACTGGGGCCTGAGGGTGCACCTGGAAGATCTCGAGCGGGTGATAGACCAGGCCCGCAGCGCTGGCCCGGTGGTGCTGGCCGGACACTCGCTGGGGGCCAGCCTGGCCTCGCTGTTTGCCCTGTACCGGGGCGAAAAAATCAGCGGCCTGATTTTGCTAGATGGAGCACCCCGCCTGATTCCCCTCACCCGCGAGCAGTATTTGCAGGGCAGCGAGGGAAGTTTTGGACGTCTGGCAGGTCTCAATGAACTCCTGGAAGGCAAAGCCCCCCCTTACATCAACGCTTTCGGGTTGAACCTAGCAGGTTTTGCCCAGGCCGAAGCCCAGGCCTTCATGACCGCACAAAACCCCCTGGCCGATGCCCCCCCTGGCTGGGCCCCTTTCCGGGCCAGCCGGCTGGCTGCAGCCCTGTACCGCGTGGATGAGCGCTATGCCCTATCGCCAATTTTCGCGGTCTCGGTGGGGCAGGCCACTGGGCGCGAAGGCATCAACCTGTTGAGCCTGGTGGTGGGCAGCTTGATTTACACCATTCGCGGGCCGCGGGGGAGCCGGGTGGAGTGGCGCGATAATGGCGAGGCCACCGACCCCATGGAGTTTATTGGGATGTACGCCAGTCCCACCACCGGCTTTTCGGAATGGTTTTTCCCTTACCGTCTGTCGCTCGACATCTCGGCCTACGAGGTGGCCATGCCCGAGCTAAAGCCGCGCGCGCTGCCCTACCCGGTACTGGCCCTGGGGGCAGGGCGTGGCTTGCTGCCCCAGGAAAGCAACTTCCGCAGCGTGGGCGAAACCTTCCCCAATACCCGCACAGACATCCGCATCCTGCCCAACCTGACCCACCTGGACATCCTCACCAGCCGCAACGGGGACGCGGTAGGCCCCATTGCCCAGTACCTGCATGGGGTGCGTTAG
- a CDS encoding cryptochrome/photolyase family protein, with amino-acid sequence MTLWVLGDQLNHAAVRQLAPKRVLLVEAYELGRTPPMHPQKLVLFFSAMRHFAQELRELGWEVIYLQAETLEEALARFFEVYPGETLAQMRPADYGFAERVQAMVERAEGRYRSLPNPLWLLQPEEFDRWAGSRKTYRLEYFYRFMRQRTGYLMQGGQPVGGAWNYDAENRKTPPPSYRPPPPLRFVPDALTRQAIQTVQEKFTGHFGALEGFDWPVTRQEALQALEDFVQQRLAQFGPYQDALLEQSWSMHHSLLSPAINLGLLHPKEVVERVLAEYEKGGLPLASVEGFVRQVIGWREYIYHIYRREMPALANANQLQAHRPLPPLFWGAPTRMRCLSTVIERVRQRGYAHHIERLMVLANFALLFGVNPQELNAWFVAAFVDSADWVMVPNVLGMGVFASPVLSSKPYAASGKYIARMGNHCKHCGFRVEETQGERACPFNSLYWDFMAQHRALLEANPRLGVLYKTWEKRSSKDQAAVRHQAQQWRQRIDLGEI; translated from the coding sequence ATGACCCTCTGGGTACTAGGGGATCAGCTTAACCATGCAGCGGTGCGGCAGCTTGCCCCAAAACGGGTGTTGCTGGTCGAAGCCTACGAACTAGGGCGTACACCGCCTATGCATCCCCAGAAGCTGGTGCTGTTCTTTAGTGCCATGCGCCACTTTGCCCAGGAATTGCGCGAGCTTGGCTGGGAGGTTATCTACCTGCAAGCCGAAACCCTGGAAGAAGCCCTGGCACGGTTCTTTGAGGTGTATCCGGGCGAGACCCTGGCCCAGATGCGGCCTGCGGACTATGGCTTTGCTGAGCGGGTACAGGCCATGGTCGAGCGGGCGGAGGGCCGCTACCGGAGCTTGCCCAACCCGCTCTGGCTGTTGCAGCCGGAGGAGTTTGACCGCTGGGCGGGCAGCCGCAAAACCTACCGCCTCGAGTACTTCTACCGCTTTATGCGCCAGCGCACCGGCTACCTGATGCAGGGGGGCCAGCCGGTGGGGGGTGCTTGGAACTACGACGCGGAAAACCGCAAAACCCCTCCGCCGAGCTACCGGCCCCCGCCGCCTTTGCGTTTTGTCCCCGATGCGCTCACCCGGCAGGCCATCCAGACGGTGCAGGAGAAGTTCACGGGCCATTTTGGGGCCCTGGAGGGGTTCGACTGGCCGGTGACACGCCAGGAGGCCCTGCAAGCTCTGGAGGATTTCGTACAGCAGCGACTGGCCCAGTTTGGCCCCTATCAGGACGCTTTGCTGGAGCAGAGCTGGAGCATGCACCACTCGCTCCTTTCGCCGGCGATTAATCTGGGTTTGCTGCACCCCAAAGAAGTGGTGGAGCGCGTGCTGGCCGAGTACGAAAAAGGTGGCCTACCGCTGGCGAGCGTCGAAGGCTTTGTGCGACAGGTGATCGGCTGGCGCGAGTACATCTACCACATCTACCGCCGGGAGATGCCGGCGCTGGCGAACGCCAATCAACTTCAAGCCCACCGGCCCTTGCCCCCACTGTTCTGGGGTGCGCCCACCCGGATGCGCTGCCTATCTACGGTGATTGAGCGCGTCCGGCAGCGTGGCTACGCCCACCACATCGAGCGGCTGATGGTGCTGGCCAACTTCGCCCTGCTCTTCGGGGTGAACCCCCAGGAACTCAACGCCTGGTTCGTTGCGGCCTTTGTGGACTCTGCCGACTGGGTGATGGTGCCCAACGTGCTGGGCATGGGGGTGTTTGCCTCGCCGGTGCTCTCCTCCAAGCCCTACGCGGCCAGCGGGAAGTACATTGCCCGCATGGGCAACCACTGCAAACACTGTGGTTTCCGGGTAGAGGAGACCCAGGGCGAACGGGCCTGTCCCTTCAACAGCCTGTACTGGGACTTCATGGCCCAGCACCGCGCTTTGCTCGAGGCTAACCCGCGCTTGGGCGTGCTGTACAAGACCTGGGAAAAGCGCAGTTCAAAAGACCAAGCGGCGGTTCGACACCAAGCCCAGCAATGGCGTCAGCGTATTGACCTGGGTGAGATTTGA
- a CDS encoding putative bifunctional diguanylate cyclase/phosphodiesterase yields MTTWLRPRRLELFLGLSFMLMYGLAFPAMYQSLSHGALLLVLPGVALLSWALGIWGALMVGLTLLPFYTVLLNSVGAPWQPGLGDVVLVVGAVGLITCLVVGLFRFQYDRRWAAEAAMRKSQAQAEERNLELALFSKVRDGLARDLEPLALMRGVVDVLQEHPRFDSIAVYRPEGAYLRLIWSGGKQTLPERFEPTHEIVHRAAHQAETVVMHSTEERSKAGLLGERSLVAVPLPVKGRVFGVLVVGSTHTDLEQRDVRFLEGVASQLSMAIDRAQVYEALREQEAIYRTLMETLPDAVALYDGSRVLYLNSVGLRGLGYERLEEVVGQPLSQFVHPDSLPRVAERIQRILGGERDALEEIRLLTRDGRELEVEAQGVRVQIAGHEQVLISIRDVGERKRQQARIEYLAYHDPLTDLPNRRKLWVVAEEVFVADRRKRETPALIYLDLDNFKLLNDTLGHQVGDELLRQLALRIKEVLRQGDLLARMGGDEFAVLLPSADRTSAMATARRIVEVFDYPFTLGEHAIHVQASLGVALFPEHGQTLDALARAADVAMYQAKQSQTHIAIYDPSQDINSVERLETIQLLRKTIQQGRFLIQYQPILNIAERYVNKWEALVRWEHPTRGLLRPADFVPLAEESGLIGELDLVVLKQAVQDQKRLGGELTINFSAVTLAHPNWVREVVRALVDEAMQPGLLWLEITESALLPERQKWLGGLEALRGLGVRVALDDFGMGYSSLAHLKQVPVDLIKIDRSFVAEIGQSQTAEDILRAMLQLASAFGLKTLAEGVESRAQLEWLAHHGCHYAQGYYIGQPMLVEQAASQVVCKVF; encoded by the coding sequence ATGACCACCTGGTTGAGGCCGCGCAGGCTCGAGCTGTTCCTGGGCCTGAGCTTCATGCTGATGTATGGGCTGGCTTTTCCTGCGATGTATCAAAGCCTCAGCCACGGGGCCCTGCTCCTGGTTTTGCCTGGGGTGGCCCTTTTGAGTTGGGCCCTGGGCATCTGGGGCGCGCTGATGGTGGGCCTAACGTTGCTCCCTTTTTATACCGTATTGCTCAATTCGGTGGGAGCCCCATGGCAGCCGGGCCTGGGGGATGTGGTGTTGGTGGTGGGAGCGGTGGGGCTTATCACCTGTCTGGTGGTGGGGCTTTTTCGTTTTCAGTACGACCGCCGCTGGGCCGCTGAAGCCGCTATGAGGAAAAGCCAGGCCCAGGCCGAGGAGCGCAACCTCGAGCTCGCCCTATTTTCCAAAGTGCGCGATGGCCTGGCCCGCGACCTCGAGCCGCTGGCCCTGATGCGCGGGGTGGTAGACGTCCTGCAGGAGCATCCGCGTTTCGACAGCATTGCCGTCTATCGGCCTGAAGGGGCCTATCTGCGGCTGATATGGTCTGGGGGGAAGCAAACCCTGCCCGAACGCTTCGAGCCAACCCACGAGATTGTGCACCGGGCTGCCCACCAGGCCGAAACGGTGGTCATGCACAGCACCGAAGAGCGTAGTAAAGCCGGTTTGCTGGGTGAGCGGAGCCTGGTAGCAGTGCCGTTGCCGGTGAAAGGCAGGGTGTTTGGGGTGCTGGTGGTGGGCAGCACCCACACCGATCTCGAGCAACGGGACGTGCGCTTTCTGGAGGGGGTGGCGAGCCAGCTTAGCATGGCTATTGACCGTGCCCAGGTTTACGAGGCCCTGCGTGAACAGGAGGCCATCTACCGCACCTTGATGGAGACCCTGCCCGATGCGGTGGCGCTTTACGATGGTTCCAGGGTGCTCTACCTCAACTCGGTGGGGCTGCGGGGGCTGGGCTACGAGCGCCTCGAGGAAGTGGTGGGGCAGCCCCTGAGCCAGTTCGTTCACCCGGACTCACTTCCGCGCGTGGCCGAGCGGATACAGCGCATTTTGGGAGGGGAGCGCGATGCCCTCGAGGAAATTCGGCTGCTTACCCGCGATGGCCGCGAACTCGAGGTCGAGGCCCAGGGGGTGCGGGTGCAGATTGCAGGCCATGAGCAGGTCTTGATTTCCATTCGTGATGTGGGTGAACGCAAGCGCCAGCAAGCCCGTATCGAGTATCTGGCCTACCACGACCCCCTCACCGACCTGCCCAACCGCCGCAAGCTGTGGGTGGTGGCAGAGGAGGTATTTGTGGCCGACCGGCGTAAACGTGAGACCCCGGCCCTGATTTACCTTGACCTCGACAACTTTAAGCTACTCAACGACACCCTCGGCCATCAGGTTGGCGACGAACTCCTGCGCCAGCTGGCCCTGCGCATAAAGGAAGTGCTGCGGCAGGGCGACTTGCTGGCCCGAATGGGCGGGGACGAGTTTGCGGTGCTGCTGCCTTCAGCCGATCGAACCTCAGCTATGGCTACCGCCCGGCGCATTGTCGAGGTGTTCGACTACCCCTTTACGCTGGGCGAGCACGCAATCCATGTGCAGGCCAGCCTGGGGGTGGCGCTATTCCCCGAGCACGGCCAGACCCTCGATGCGCTGGCCCGGGCCGCCGATGTGGCCATGTACCAGGCCAAACAATCCCAGACCCATATTGCTATCTACGACCCCAGCCAGGACATCAACTCTGTTGAGCGGCTCGAGACCATCCAGCTTCTGCGCAAGACCATCCAGCAGGGGCGCTTCCTGATCCAGTACCAGCCCATCCTGAACATTGCCGAGCGCTACGTAAACAAATGGGAAGCCCTGGTGCGCTGGGAGCACCCGACCCGTGGGCTGCTGCGCCCAGCCGATTTTGTACCCCTGGCCGAAGAGTCGGGTTTGATTGGTGAACTGGACCTGGTCGTTTTGAAGCAAGCGGTACAGGATCAAAAAAGATTGGGCGGCGAGCTAACCATCAACTTTTCGGCTGTAACGCTGGCGCACCCCAACTGGGTGCGGGAGGTGGTGCGAGCGCTGGTGGATGAGGCCATGCAGCCTGGCCTGTTGTGGCTCGAGATTACCGAGTCGGCCTTATTGCCCGAGCGGCAAAAGTGGTTGGGCGGGCTGGAGGCGTTGCGTGGGCTGGGGGTTCGGGTAGCCCTCGATGACTTCGGCATGGGCTACTCCTCGCTGGCTCACCTTAAGCAGGTGCCGGTAGACTTGATCAAGATTGATAGGAGCTTCGTGGCGGAGATTGGACAGAGCCAGACCGCGGAGGACATTTTGCGGGCCATGCTGCAACTGGCCAGTGCCTTTGGCCTCAAAACCCTGGCCGAGGGCGTCGAGAGCCGCGCGCAACTGGAGTGGCTGGCGCATCACGGCTGCCACTACGCCCAGGGCTACTACATCGGCCAACCGATGTTGGTGGAGCAGGCTGCTTCACAGGTGGTTTGCAAAGTCTTTTGA
- a CDS encoding SDR family NAD(P)-dependent oxidoreductase, giving the protein MNTLITGATGGIGQSLAHHLAGRVGHLALSGRNGQILASLARELGASAVPAEMGNELEVQALAEEVGLLDLLVYAAGAVHKAGLREQHMADLERLTAANLGGLALLLKYAKFNPNARVVLLGVYPELISVPGLSAYAASKLGAEGLLNVARKEFRREGVRFCLVRLPAVATGLWAPLGGAPKSALHPEQAAARIVEGVLSEPMPEVLEIR; this is encoded by the coding sequence GTGAATACGCTCATCACAGGTGCTACAGGGGGCATTGGACAATCTTTGGCCCATCATCTAGCAGGCCGGGTCGGCCATCTAGCGCTATCCGGTCGCAACGGTCAGATTCTAGCCAGTCTGGCCCGTGAGCTAGGCGCGTCGGCGGTTCCTGCTGAGATGGGCAACGAGCTCGAGGTTCAGGCGCTGGCCGAAGAGGTGGGGTTGCTGGATCTGCTGGTGTATGCGGCGGGCGCGGTGCACAAGGCGGGCCTGCGGGAGCAGCACATGGCCGACCTCGAGCGCCTCACCGCCGCCAACCTGGGGGGACTGGCGCTTTTGCTCAAATACGCTAAGTTCAATCCCAATGCACGGGTGGTGCTGCTGGGGGTGTACCCCGAGTTGATCAGCGTACCGGGTTTGTCGGCCTATGCGGCGAGCAAGCTGGGGGCCGAGGGCTTGTTGAATGTGGCCCGCAAGGAGTTTCGCCGCGAAGGGGTGCGTTTTTGTTTGGTACGCTTGCCCGCGGTGGCCACCGGCCTCTGGGCACCCCTGGGCGGCGCTCCAAAAAGCGCGCTGCATCCAGAGCAGGCCGCAGCGCGAATTGTAGAAGGAGTTCTAAGCGAGCCGATGCCTGAGGTTCTGGAAATCAGGTGA
- a CDS encoding YceI family protein, protein MNYRKYLILLLLGLFWGMSQAQTAQYTIEGRVTYAASYTLGRWEGTNTSVRGSVRWNPQTGEASGQVCVELGRFDSGNALRDADARGVFNVDKYPLSCLEVERIDQAGDETTISGNLEISGTRRPVRIAGKLTREGNTYRFVGGFNTSFSEWKLSPPSLLFLRVNNPVEVRLEARAVLR, encoded by the coding sequence ATGAACTATCGCAAATATCTAATCCTTCTGCTGCTTGGCCTGTTCTGGGGTATGTCGCAAGCCCAGACGGCCCAGTACACCATTGAGGGGCGCGTAACCTATGCCGCCAGCTACACCCTGGGGCGCTGGGAGGGCACCAACACCAGTGTGCGGGGTAGCGTGCGCTGGAACCCCCAGACGGGCGAGGCTTCGGGCCAGGTGTGCGTGGAGCTGGGCCGCTTCGATTCGGGGAATGCCCTGCGCGATGCCGACGCCAGGGGGGTCTTCAACGTTGACAAGTATCCCCTGAGTTGCCTCGAGGTCGAACGTATCGACCAGGCAGGTGACGAAACAACGATTAGCGGGAACTTGGAAATTAGCGGAACACGCCGTCCGGTGCGTATTGCCGGCAAGCTGACCCGCGAAGGCAATACCTACCGTTTTGTGGGGGGGTTCAACACCAGCTTCTCGGAGTGGAAGCTGAGCCCCCCCAGTCTGCTGTTCCTACGGGTCAACAACCCGGTAGAGGTGCGCCTCGAGGCCCGCGCGGTTTTGCGCTAG